A single genomic interval of Bacteroidetes Order II. bacterium harbors:
- a CDS encoding F0F1 ATP synthase subunit alpha, with amino-acid sequence MATAIRPDEITAVLTSELGNFASETDVYEVGTVLQVGDGIARIYGLSNVQAGELVEFTASGVTGMVLNLEEDNVGAVLFGKSDHVKEGHEVRRTKRIASIRVSEAMLGRVIDPLGNTLDGKGPITGETYEMPLERIAPGVVFREPVKEPLQTGIKAIDAMIPIGRGQRELVIGDRQTGKTAVLVDTIINQKDTHKTNKPVFCIYVAVGQKSSTVAQVMRSLEENGALEYTVIVNAPASDAAPLQFIAPFAGAAIGEYFRDTGRHALVIYDDLSKQAVAYREVSLLLRRPPGREAYPGDVFYLHSRLLERAAKIISADEVAKNMNDLPESLRDKVKGGGSLTALPVIETQAGDVSAYIPTNVISITDGQIFLESNLFNSGVRPAINVGISVSRVGGNAQVKGMKKVAGTLRLDLANFRSLEAFAKFGSDLDASTQATLRRGERLVEMLKQGQFQPMGVAYQIAEIYLAGKGILDKLPAEKVRPFLQELNETLRTRYTTQMDAITQSGVMGDEEAKVIEGAAKDLLNVYGA; translated from the coding sequence ATGGCAACTGCAATCCGCCCAGATGAAATTACAGCTGTACTTACCAGCGAATTAGGTAATTTCGCAAGCGAAACGGATGTTTATGAAGTTGGCACCGTACTCCAAGTGGGGGACGGGATTGCCCGTATCTATGGCCTTTCGAACGTTCAGGCCGGAGAATTGGTCGAGTTTACAGCTTCCGGTGTGACCGGAATGGTACTGAACCTCGAAGAAGATAACGTGGGCGCCGTATTGTTCGGTAAAAGCGACCATGTAAAAGAAGGCCACGAAGTACGCCGCACCAAGCGGATTGCTTCTATCCGCGTTTCCGAGGCCATGCTGGGTCGTGTTATTGACCCGCTCGGTAATACACTCGACGGAAAAGGCCCTATCACTGGCGAAACCTATGAAATGCCCCTTGAGCGGATTGCGCCGGGTGTTGTATTTCGGGAGCCTGTAAAAGAACCCTTGCAAACGGGGATCAAGGCCATTGATGCCATGATTCCGATTGGTCGTGGGCAGCGTGAATTGGTGATTGGGGATCGCCAGACGGGTAAAACAGCCGTATTGGTGGACACCATCATCAACCAGAAAGACACCCACAAGACCAATAAGCCCGTTTTTTGTATCTATGTGGCAGTGGGTCAAAAGTCTTCTACGGTTGCACAGGTCATGCGTTCGCTCGAAGAAAATGGTGCTTTAGAATATACCGTTATTGTAAATGCACCTGCCTCAGACGCCGCTCCGTTACAATTTATTGCGCCTTTTGCAGGTGCAGCCATCGGAGAATACTTCCGCGATACCGGACGCCATGCACTCGTCATTTATGATGACCTTTCCAAGCAGGCCGTTGCTTACCGCGAAGTTTCGTTGCTCCTCCGCCGCCCACCCGGTCGCGAGGCTTATCCGGGCGATGTTTTCTATCTGCACAGCCGATTACTGGAGCGTGCGGCCAAGATTATTAGCGCAGATGAAGTGGCTAAGAACATGAACGATCTCCCAGAATCGCTACGGGATAAAGTGAAAGGTGGGGGGTCGCTGACCGCACTTCCGGTAATTGAAACCCAAGCGGGCGACGTTTCGGCCTATATTCCAACGAACGTTATCTCGATTACCGACGGACAGATCTTCTTGGAGTCTAACCTCTTTAACTCTGGGGTGCGTCCGGCCATTAACGTAGGGATTTCGGTAAGCCGTGTTGGGGGGAACGCTCAAGTGAAAGGGATGAAGAAAGTGGCTGGTACGTTACGTTTGGACTTGGCGAACTTCCGAAGCCTCGAAGCCTTTGCAAAGTTTGGATCGGACTTGGATGCGTCCACCCAAGCCACGTTGCGCCGTGGGGAGCGTTTGGTTGAAATGCTCAAACAAGGACAGTTTCAGCCCATGGGGGTTGCTTACCAGATTGCAGAAATATACTTGGCTGGGAAAGGTATCTTGGATAAACTCCCTGCCGAAAAAGTTCGTCCGTTCCTACAAGAATTAAACGAAACCTTGCGCACCCGCTATACGACCCAGATGGACGCCATCACCCAATCCGGTGTAATGGGCGACGAAGAAGCAAAAGTCATCGAAGGAGCGGCCAAAGATTTGCTAAACGTTTATGGGGCATAA
- the atpH gene encoding ATP synthase F1 subunit delta: MSQNIARRYAQALFADANAQQKVTAVDADVSLLLQTLNTSRPLTLFFLSPVVNREKKEAVIRKLLGDRVSVGFQNFLLLLVEKGREAMIHEVCDAYQQLRNIQQNIQVAETRVAVPLSNDEQAALKQELEKLTGMHIQLHVSTDESLIGGAVVRIGDIVYDGSVKTQLNALRDRLLKGSFLNN, translated from the coding sequence ATGAGCCAGAATATAGCCCGGCGATACGCACAAGCCCTGTTTGCAGATGCCAATGCACAACAAAAGGTGACGGCTGTGGATGCCGACGTATCTTTGTTGTTGCAAACCCTCAACACGTCTCGGCCTTTGACCCTGTTTTTTTTAAGTCCAGTCGTCAATCGCGAAAAAAAAGAAGCTGTCATCCGAAAACTACTGGGTGATAGGGTCTCTGTTGGCTTCCAAAACTTCTTGCTGTTACTGGTAGAGAAAGGACGCGAAGCCATGATCCATGAGGTTTGTGACGCCTATCAGCAACTCAGAAACATCCAGCAGAATATTCAGGTGGCCGAAACACGGGTAGCCGTTCCACTAAGTAACGACGAACAAGCGGCCTTGAAGCAGGAACTGGAAAAACTGACGGGAATGCATATACAGCTACATGTATCAACAGATGAAAGCCTCATCGGCGGGGCGGTCGTCCGCATCGGGGACATTGTTTACGATGGCAGTGTGAAGACACAACTCAATGCGCTTCGCGATCGTTTGCTGAAAGGTTCCTTTCTGAACAATTGA
- the atpF gene encoding F0F1 ATP synthase subunit B, whose translation MTLIIAGGIVSPNLGLAFWLIIVFSLVMFVLRKYAWGPITKSLAEREETIALSISRAEKALAEAKQLSEDNAKARRESELQAQQIIRDAREAAESLRKAEEEKTKAQIKQMQELAQAEIDREKQGALEVLRAEVATLVIMAAEKVVKENLDSPKQRQLVDHFIKDLSKN comes from the coding sequence ATGACCCTCATCATTGCTGGTGGCATTGTATCGCCCAATTTAGGTCTGGCCTTTTGGCTGATTATTGTTTTCTCGCTCGTCATGTTTGTGTTACGCAAATATGCTTGGGGCCCCATCACAAAGTCTTTGGCTGAACGGGAGGAAACCATTGCCCTCTCTATATCACGTGCCGAAAAAGCACTAGCAGAAGCCAAGCAACTTTCCGAGGACAATGCGAAAGCGCGCCGTGAGTCTGAACTTCAGGCACAGCAAATCATTCGCGATGCCCGTGAAGCAGCCGAGTCATTACGCAAAGCCGAGGAAGAAAAAACCAAAGCACAGATCAAACAGATGCAAGAACTGGCACAGGCAGAGATTGACCGTGAAAAACAAGGCGCACTTGAAGTCCTACGGGCCGAGGTCGCTACACTGGTTATTATGGCTGCCGAGAAGGTTGTAAAAGAAAATCTGGATTCTCCGAAGCAACGGCAATTGGTGGATCATTTCATTAAGGATCTATCCAAAAATTAA
- the atpE gene encoding ATP synthase F0 subunit C, translated as MENIGLLSAGLGAGLSVIGAGLGIGRLAAAALEGAARQPEATGDLRALMIVAAALIEGAAFFALVICLLLAL; from the coding sequence ATGGAAAACATCGGTCTTCTTAGCGCTGGTCTCGGTGCCGGTCTTTCAGTAATCGGAGCGGGTTTAGGCATTGGACGTTTGGCTGCTGCTGCTCTCGAAGGTGCTGCACGTCAGCCGGAAGCAACGGGTGACCTGCGCGCCCTGATGATCGTAGCTGCTGCCCTTATCGAAGGTGCTGCGTTCTTCGCACTCGTAATTTGCTTATTGCTCGCGCTCTAA
- the atpB gene encoding F0F1 ATP synthase subunit A, whose amino-acid sequence MKFKHLFLGLILTAFCGSAPVFAGGDGDFDAVSHTADGNYLDFSPAGLLELPRIFLVKDANGSYGLEFYGSTGNALISGNYAISEAETTKKAEHENHDTSTEALDPHHYLHADIVATHATLVVDFSPTRHLVFMIIAAILVCIVFISLANRYKKGVGRTSAPKGLFQNMFETLVLFVRDDVARPNLGKNADKYMPYLLSCFFLILFANLFGLIPFSGTATANITTTAVLAIFTFLITQKAGTKDYWMHIFWPPGIPIWMKPILIPIEILGIFTKPFALAVRLFANMTAGHLVILNFIGLIFLFNVKFGSVAAYGVAPLGVFMAFFINMIEIMVAFIQAYVFTMLSALFIGMAAEEHHHDEAHAH is encoded by the coding sequence ATGAAGTTCAAGCATTTGTTTCTGGGCCTGATCCTAACCGCTTTTTGTGGGAGTGCTCCTGTTTTTGCCGGAGGTGACGGCGATTTTGATGCCGTGAGCCACACAGCGGATGGGAATTATTTAGATTTTTCACCGGCAGGCTTGCTGGAACTGCCCCGTATCTTTTTAGTGAAGGATGCAAATGGATCATATGGCTTAGAGTTTTATGGCAGTACGGGCAATGCCTTGATTTCGGGTAACTATGCTATTTCTGAAGCCGAAACGACCAAGAAAGCGGAACACGAAAACCATGATACCAGTACAGAGGCACTAGACCCACACCATTACCTTCATGCAGACATTGTAGCAACACATGCGACCCTTGTGGTGGACTTTTCCCCTACAAGACATTTGGTTTTCATGATCATCGCAGCCATTTTGGTTTGTATTGTTTTTATCTCGCTTGCCAATCGGTACAAAAAAGGTGTTGGACGTACTTCTGCGCCTAAAGGGCTTTTCCAGAACATGTTCGAGACCCTTGTGCTGTTTGTGCGTGACGATGTGGCCCGTCCGAATCTCGGTAAGAATGCCGACAAATACATGCCATATTTACTATCGTGCTTTTTCCTGATTCTTTTTGCGAACCTTTTCGGGCTTATTCCATTTAGCGGTACGGCAACAGCCAATATTACCACAACAGCTGTTCTGGCGATCTTCACGTTTCTCATTACGCAGAAGGCTGGCACGAAAGATTATTGGATGCACATTTTCTGGCCTCCGGGTATTCCTATCTGGATGAAACCCATTTTGATTCCGATTGAAATCTTGGGCATCTTCACCAAGCCTTTTGCATTGGCTGTGCGGCTTTTTGCAAATATGACCGCCGGACACTTGGTTATCCTGAACTTCATCGGCCTTATCTTTTTATTCAACGTAAAGTTTGGTAGCGTGGCCGCATATGGGGTTGCACCCTTAGGTGTGTTTATGGCCTTCTTCATTAATATGATTGAAATCATGGTCGCCTTTATCCAAGCCTATGTATTCACGATGCTCTCTGCATTGTTTATCGGAATGGCGGCAGAAGAACACCACCATGACGAAGCACACGCGCATTAA
- a CDS encoding AtpZ/AtpI family protein, which produces MGNISPKRKEIRRHPKAGNEYMQLGIQIGTSFLAFIGLGYWLDGMWHTKPLFLLIGAAFAMLSMVALLYKVWKQLDAKAEKKTKDQVS; this is translated from the coding sequence ATGGGAAACATATCTCCGAAACGGAAAGAAATTCGGCGGCACCCCAAAGCAGGCAATGAATACATGCAATTGGGTATTCAAATCGGTACTTCTTTTCTCGCTTTTATCGGATTGGGTTATTGGCTGGATGGTATGTGGCATACCAAGCCCTTGTTCCTACTGATTGGTGCTGCCTTTGCGATGCTTTCTATGGTGGCCTTGCTGTACAAGGTCTGGAAACAATTGGATGCCAAGGCCGAAAAAAAAACAAAAGATCAGGTCTCTTAA
- a CDS encoding polymer-forming cytoskeletal protein, with the protein MALFNKTTNETTQTASPRPTPASVPNPMQLNMVGPGATFEGVLRTKSDTIINGKVIGKIFVEGRLVINPEGFVEGEVNATNADIAGKITGDVNCDERLSLKSGGRVDGNISTKKLSVEDGASFTGKCSMTIMEAPTSEAPAFPASTDPKPGASKERFAAAPGVGMNKVR; encoded by the coding sequence ATGGCATTATTTAACAAAACTACCAACGAGACGACCCAGACGGCCTCGCCCCGTCCAACACCCGCCTCGGTTCCTAACCCTATGCAGTTAAACATGGTGGGACCAGGTGCTACCTTCGAAGGGGTATTACGTACCAAAAGCGATACCATTATTAATGGGAAAGTGATTGGTAAAATATTTGTAGAAGGTCGGCTGGTTATCAATCCAGAAGGCTTTGTGGAAGGGGAGGTAAACGCGACAAATGCGGATATTGCAGGCAAAATTACAGGAGATGTGAATTGCGACGAGCGTCTTTCGCTAAAATCGGGTGGCCGAGTGGATGGCAATATTTCCACCAAGAAGTTATCTGTGGAAGATGGCGCTTCTTTCACCGGAAAATGCTCCATGACCATCATGGAAGCCCCCACTTCAGAAGCCCCCGCCTTTCCAGCCTCTACAGACCCTAAACCAGGGGCAAGCAAAGAACGTTTTGCGGCAGCTCCAGGCGTTGGAATGAACAAGGTTCGATGA
- a CDS encoding M23 family metallopeptidase, with product MKSFLLDLWRNPAKDISVITMDVNGLETPQQYLLAPRPFMTKVLASVGGSFLLVVVLFLIFPIREWVIGGVAGGDNPIRTSADRLAALQDSLETQQLYLLKLREVLLGTDTTKVKIRATAVKSDTTASGPKVTGFGGSDGTMRSNINPVPQAKEPPVASKSSELRALVKEVSVSRSIPHQQPALTLSIMSVPNGHVPPIRLFLNPITLPAPAPVGGFVTRGFEAKSGHYGIDIAVQKGTTVRSIADGYVTFADWTHEGGFVIVIQHAGGYISAYKHNGRLLKRVGERVRSREAIAMSGNTGEISSGPHLHFELWHEGLAQDPRTAIIGW from the coding sequence ATGAAATCATTCCTTCTGGATCTTTGGCGGAACCCTGCTAAAGACATTTCGGTCATCACCATGGATGTCAACGGATTGGAGACGCCGCAGCAGTACTTGCTAGCGCCACGCCCGTTTATGACCAAGGTTTTGGCTAGTGTGGGGGGGAGCTTTCTGCTCGTGGTGGTGCTATTCCTTATTTTCCCCATACGGGAATGGGTGATTGGGGGTGTTGCTGGGGGAGACAATCCTATTAGAACCAGTGCAGACCGTTTGGCAGCTTTGCAAGATTCATTGGAAACACAGCAATTATATTTATTAAAACTTCGCGAAGTTTTGTTGGGCACAGACACCACAAAAGTTAAAATACGAGCAACCGCAGTGAAGTCTGATACAACTGCCTCAGGCCCCAAGGTTACTGGCTTTGGTGGTTCAGACGGTACCATGCGAAGCAATATAAACCCAGTCCCCCAGGCCAAGGAACCACCTGTAGCCTCAAAAAGTTCAGAATTACGGGCTTTGGTTAAAGAGGTATCCGTTTCGCGCTCTATACCTCATCAACAACCTGCCTTGACCCTTAGTATTATGTCTGTTCCTAATGGCCACGTTCCGCCAATTCGTTTGTTCTTAAACCCTATTACTTTACCAGCACCAGCTCCTGTGGGAGGATTTGTGACACGGGGTTTCGAGGCAAAATCCGGACATTATGGGATTGACATCGCCGTTCAGAAAGGTACAACGGTTCGTTCGATTGCAGATGGTTATGTAACTTTTGCTGATTGGACACACGAAGGTGGATTTGTGATTGTGATTCAACACGCTGGTGGCTATATTTCGGCCTATAAACACAATGGACGTTTGCTGAAACGGGTTGGGGAACGTGTAAGGTCGCGGGAAGCGATTGCGATGAGTGGAAATACAGGTGAAATATCCAGCGGACCCCATTTGCATTTTGAACTTTGGCACGAGGGCCTAGCCCAAGACCCTCGTACCGCAATTATTGGTTGGTAA
- the rpsT gene encoding 30S ribosomal protein S20 encodes MPQHKSAEKRVRQSEKRRLRNRVHKSRVRTMIKKVKLSEDKDSALVLLNDAKAYLDRLSAKGVIHNNMAANVKSKLDRHVNALA; translated from the coding sequence ATGCCGCAACACAAATCTGCTGAGAAGCGAGTTCGTCAAAGTGAAAAGCGCCGTCTTCGCAACCGCGTACACAAAAGCCGTGTCCGTACGATGATCAAGAAAGTCAAACTAAGCGAAGACAAAGACAGCGCGCTTGTTTTATTAAATGACGCCAAAGCCTATTTGGATCGTCTATCTGCCAAAGGGGTCATTCATAACAACATGGCTGCAAATGTGAAAAGCAAATTGGATCGTCATGTGAATGCGTTGGCCTGA
- a CDS encoding PKD domain-containing protein, translating to MKKQLQNLLTFAFVLFLATGMAYAQQGRVHAALMGGLASYGGDNDKYPGDLNLGKAYFDNAGPNLGLELGYGLTDQLTALVRGAWGKYPNIESRFAANTQEEGRITGALLLRYQIFSALANKALSPYVQLGANLTQASKQTDLSYAKSIPGLGYGPSLGLGVQFKVGPVKLGIDGTSYMVFPDAAVDAADPKGKNSGITGDKANFDYLNYLSANLSFDLKEGVVCNPALVTNINLPTGSVNAGQAANFSMGVAPTATVPVSYMWDFGDGNTGTGAAVTHSYSRPGTYTVTSSAMNCRGTDTKTGTVTVVDPCASNPAKISAANAPSTLESGKSGSFTSSASGSCQVTYAWDFGNGATASTANASYSFSTPGTYTVKVTAKNAAGSDTRTFRVTVNAAAPPPQPPDPCSKVTELNSVYFNYGASTIDAQAMSLIDENITALKDCPNLKIVVTGYSDSVENSMTIAQRRAKAIADYMTSKGIDASRISVRGAGVDPNNCDKEDPGRGCRRNRRVEAVIIR from the coding sequence ATGAAAAAACAACTTCAAAACCTTCTAACCTTTGCATTTGTGCTGTTTTTGGCAACAGGAATGGCCTATGCACAACAAGGCCGTGTGCATGCTGCACTGATGGGTGGCCTTGCCAGTTATGGCGGCGATAACGATAAGTATCCCGGCGACCTAAATCTTGGTAAAGCATATTTTGATAACGCTGGCCCCAACCTCGGTCTTGAGCTTGGCTATGGCCTTACCGACCAATTAACGGCGTTGGTTCGCGGTGCTTGGGGGAAATATCCCAATATTGAGTCTCGCTTTGCGGCCAATACGCAAGAAGAAGGACGGATTACTGGGGCGTTGTTGCTTCGCTATCAAATTTTTAGTGCACTTGCCAATAAGGCCTTGTCCCCGTACGTACAGTTGGGCGCAAACCTGACCCAAGCATCGAAGCAAACGGATCTTTCATATGCGAAGTCTATTCCTGGTTTAGGATACGGGCCATCACTCGGCCTTGGTGTACAATTCAAAGTAGGCCCTGTAAAACTTGGTATTGATGGCACAAGTTATATGGTTTTCCCAGATGCTGCTGTGGATGCAGCAGATCCAAAGGGCAAAAATTCAGGTATTACTGGTGATAAAGCCAACTTTGACTATTTAAACTATCTTAGTGCAAACCTATCTTTTGATCTGAAAGAAGGCGTGGTCTGTAATCCGGCTTTGGTGACCAACATCAATTTACCCACTGGTTCTGTGAATGCTGGTCAAGCAGCTAACTTCAGCATGGGCGTTGCACCAACCGCGACCGTTCCAGTGTCTTATATGTGGGATTTTGGTGATGGCAATACTGGTACAGGTGCCGCCGTAACGCATAGCTATTCTCGCCCTGGTACCTATACGGTTACATCAAGCGCAATGAACTGCCGTGGAACCGATACCAAAACGGGTACTGTAACGGTTGTAGATCCATGTGCCAGCAACCCAGCTAAAATTTCGGCTGCGAATGCACCCTCAACCTTGGAAAGTGGCAAGAGTGGATCTTTTACCTCCAGTGCTTCAGGTTCTTGCCAGGTGACGTATGCCTGGGACTTCGGCAATGGTGCTACGGCTTCAACAGCGAATGCTTCGTATAGCTTCTCTACACCAGGGACTTATACCGTTAAAGTAACTGCAAAAAATGCTGCAGGAAGTGACACCCGTACTTTCCGCGTTACGGTCAATGCGGCTGCACCACCTCCACAACCTCCTGATCCTTGTTCCAAGGTGACAGAACTCAATTCGGTTTATTTCAACTATGGCGCATCCACCATTGATGCCCAAGCGATGAGCCTGATTGATGAAAACATTACGGCACTCAAAGACTGCCCGAACCTTAAGATTGTTGTCACGGGTTACAGCGATTCTGTAGAAAACAGCATGACGATTGCACAACGCCGTGCAAAAGCCATTGCAGACTACATGACTTCTAAGGGTATTGATGCCAGCCGTATCTCGGTACGTGGTGCAGGTGTTGATCCTAATAACTGCGATAAGGAAGATCCAGGTCGTGGTTGCCGCCGCAACCGCCGTGTAGAAGCAGTGATTATTCGCTAA
- a CDS encoding prolyl oligopeptidase family serine peptidase, which translates to MKQWLILCIAAFSTITTLGQTSPLTVGKIMRDPKTWIGAWPGTPYWAEDGRAIYFNWNPKGKYKADSLYKTSFTTPSARQLTTQERRSIRPSFSGWHHAFSLYNPDFTKKVFTHRGDLYLLDTKTQDVTQLTQTISSESDPAFSMDGQYVYFQKEQNLFRLSLKTGSVLQMTDIRTGEAPPTPPKSSEQDKFLLQQQRNLFAVIRDKTERSELSEAFNKREGKATQVFPSSFYLGKRSLRSLSYDGQNRFVVLNLITRNSQAKSTTVGTYVSEDGYAGSLRTRAKVGQPADSYEMWIMDIKRDTTYTVSFANLPGADRVPQYLTEQGVKKLEGIHKRGFIPYGPVWNLTGTHAYIEIRTTDNKDRWLALLNPETGELKMIEHQHDEAWIAGPGISWAGGAGETGWLPDHQHVYFQSEKTGYSHLYVYNVNTQETQALTSGSFEVFDPYISKDGQHWYFTSSEGSPFERHFYRMPIHGGKREKLTTLIGKNEVVLSPDEKRMAILYSYSNKPPEIYLQEIGKAPIQITSSPTDEWLGYPWRDPEIIMIQASDGKEVPARLYKPKKPNGAGVLFVHGAGYLQNVHRWWSTYFREYMFHNLLADLGYTVLDVDYRASEGYGRDWRTAIYRHMGGRDLQDFVDASRYLTQRHRIPPERIGIYGGSYGGFITLMALFTEPEHFGAGAALRSVTDWAHYNHPYTANILNTPVQDSLSYARSSPINFASGLEDPLLICHGVVDTNVHFQDVVRLSQKLIELEKDNWEMALYPVEDHGFVEPSSWTDEYRRILKLFEDHIGPNRLPKSRFPK; encoded by the coding sequence ATGAAACAATGGCTGATTTTATGTATTGCGGCATTCTCTACCATTACCACTCTGGGCCAAACCTCTCCACTGACAGTGGGTAAAATTATGCGAGATCCCAAAACATGGATCGGTGCATGGCCAGGAACGCCATACTGGGCAGAGGACGGAAGAGCCATTTATTTTAACTGGAACCCTAAAGGTAAGTATAAGGCAGACTCCTTGTATAAAACCTCGTTCACCACTCCTTCTGCTCGCCAACTTACAACCCAAGAAAGACGGAGTATCCGCCCAAGTTTTTCTGGCTGGCACCACGCATTTAGCTTGTATAATCCAGACTTTACAAAAAAAGTTTTTACGCATCGCGGAGATTTATACCTTTTAGATACCAAGACGCAAGACGTAACCCAACTTACCCAAACCATAAGTTCCGAATCCGATCCTGCTTTCTCTATGGATGGGCAATATGTGTACTTCCAGAAAGAACAAAACCTCTTCCGGCTTTCGTTGAAAACAGGTTCCGTACTCCAGATGACCGACATCAGAACGGGTGAAGCCCCACCAACGCCCCCTAAGTCCAGCGAGCAAGACAAGTTTCTCCTGCAACAACAACGCAACTTGTTTGCAGTCATTCGTGATAAAACCGAACGTTCAGAACTTTCTGAAGCCTTTAATAAGCGAGAAGGCAAAGCGACTCAAGTATTCCCATCCTCTTTCTATTTAGGAAAAAGAAGCCTTCGGAGCCTCTCTTACGACGGACAAAATCGTTTTGTGGTCTTGAACTTAATTACCCGAAACAGCCAGGCCAAAAGCACGACAGTAGGCACTTACGTAAGCGAAGACGGATATGCTGGCTCTCTCAGAACACGCGCTAAGGTAGGACAGCCCGCTGATTCTTACGAAATGTGGATTATGGATATTAAACGAGATACCACTTACACTGTATCGTTTGCGAATCTACCCGGTGCCGATCGTGTTCCGCAATATCTGACCGAGCAAGGGGTCAAAAAGCTGGAGGGCATCCATAAACGTGGATTTATTCCATATGGCCCGGTATGGAACCTTACTGGAACACATGCTTATATCGAAATACGTACCACCGATAACAAAGATCGGTGGCTTGCGTTGCTAAATCCAGAAACGGGTGAACTTAAGATGATAGAACACCAGCACGATGAGGCTTGGATTGCTGGCCCTGGCATATCGTGGGCAGGGGGCGCCGGTGAAACAGGTTGGTTGCCGGATCATCAGCATGTGTACTTCCAAAGCGAAAAAACGGGGTACAGCCATTTGTATGTGTACAATGTGAACACACAAGAGACCCAAGCCCTCACGTCTGGTAGTTTCGAGGTTTTTGATCCGTATATCTCTAAAGACGGCCAGCATTGGTATTTCACCAGTAGTGAGGGGTCGCCGTTTGAACGCCATTTTTATCGAATGCCTATACACGGCGGGAAACGAGAAAAATTAACCACCCTTATCGGAAAAAATGAAGTGGTGCTTAGTCCAGACGAGAAAAGAATGGCCATTTTGTATTCTTATAGTAATAAGCCGCCTGAAATTTACTTGCAGGAAATAGGTAAAGCGCCTATACAAATCACCTCTTCGCCCACCGACGAGTGGTTGGGTTATCCTTGGAGGGACCCCGAAATCATCATGATCCAGGCTTCGGATGGTAAAGAAGTCCCTGCACGCTTATACAAACCAAAGAAACCAAATGGGGCTGGGGTGCTATTTGTTCATGGAGCCGGATATTTGCAAAATGTACATCGCTGGTGGAGCACGTACTTTCGTGAATACATGTTTCATAACCTATTGGCCGATCTGGGGTACACGGTATTAGATGTGGACTATCGTGCTTCAGAAGGGTATGGTAGAGATTGGCGGACGGCCATTTATCGGCACATGGGCGGAAGAGACCTGCAAGACTTTGTAGATGCTTCTCGGTATTTAACCCAACGCCATCGTATCCCGCCCGAACGTATTGGCATTTATGGTGGCTCATATGGTGGATTCATTACCTTGATGGCCTTGTTTACAGAACCTGAGCATTTTGGCGCAGGAGCTGCGCTTCGATCTGTAACCGATTGGGCGCACTACAACCACCCCTATACGGCCAACATTCTGAATACCCCCGTACAGGATTCACTGTCATACGCCCGTTCTTCGCCAATCAATTTTGCCAGTGGCCTCGAAGACCCTTTGTTGATTTGTCATGGCGTGGTAGATACCAATGTACATTTTCAGGATGTGGTACGATTATCCCAAAAGTTGATTGAATTGGAAAAAGACAACTGGGAGATGGCCTTGTACCCGGTGGAAGATCATGGCTTTGTAGAACCTTCCAGTTGGACAGATGAATACAGACGGATCTTAAAGTTATTCGAGGATCATATTGGCCCCAATCGGCTTCCAAAGAGTCGTTTTCCCAAATAG